A segment of the Lycium ferocissimum isolate CSIRO_LF1 chromosome 10, AGI_CSIRO_Lferr_CH_V1, whole genome shotgun sequence genome:
ttctctcaGTTCTTACTGACCGTAACTTTCCTTACCGTTCTATTAAATTACTCGCTAGTAAAAGATCTGCTGGTAAATCTATGAAGTTTGAAAACAGAGATTATACTGTTGAAGAATTAACTGAGGATAGTTTCGaaggtaatatatatatattgcattgtTCAATTAGTGaaaaaaatactactccctccgtttcaatttatatgaaattttcacttttttaagaaattttttttttcatttcaagcTGTATTTAAAAATTTGTAGTCTTAAATCATTCATCCCTGTCGAATTTGTTTCTCAAATTCTGTCTATTTATTttgaatcttgatatttaaaaggatttttattagtttaaatTTAGTAAACGTTTGGAGTAAATACCTGTTGAAAgcataaatatttttcactttattttggAAGTTTAGTTGGAGTTGGagatgtgtttggccatagtttttgaaattgtattttattggtgaaatgaagttgtaaaaagtgaaaaaaatttgaaaaaaacaagcttttttcttgttttttttttcaatacaaCTTCAAGATGTTTTGGCCTTGAATATTTAAACACAACCCAAaagtaaaaaagtaaaaaaataaagtgaaaaataattgGTTTCGAAGGTATTGATATATTGCAATGTTCAATGCTGCTGGTTCAATTAGTAAAAAgccaaatattttttgctttatttggaatttttgaagttggagttgtgtttctATAATTTTGCAAAGAATACTTAGGACGtctttggccatgagaatttttttggttgtaagttgtatttgaatttggaatttgaaaacacATAAAAGTCTTTTTTCACTATGTcctgaaagtaaaaaaaaaaaaaaaaaaaaaaagaaagtgaaaatatggttttaggtgttttccaaattccaaatgaattttcatggccaatcgctcattttcaaataaagtgaaaagaatttatggaaaaaaaaaagattgttcTCAGGTGTTAAACGGGTCCTAAGTAGGTGCGTTTTGTccatagaaaccaaatattTCAGGCAAAAACTTTAAACACAATTTTTGAAGTTGAGAAATTTGGTTATAGTGAAAAGATTATACTGTTTTTGAGGAATACAAATCAAGTTGATTCTTTcgaaggtatatatatatatatatatatatatatatatatatatatatatatatatatatatatatattgcattgtTCAATTAGTAAAAAAATAGTAAGAGCCTGGTTGGATTGGCTTATCttaggtgcttttaagccaaTTAGGTAGGGTTTTATTAGATAAAAATGGCAAAAATGGTCAGTTATGTtttgagggtaggttcaaaaAAGTCCCTTCGGTATGCACTTAGAGGTACAATATTTGTATTTTctgttatttttaatttatttttagagtTTGGTGTagctttttgaggtgtaatttcggctatttttctaaatttataCAACTGAAGAACTAACTGAGGCTTCTTTGAAGGTATTGATATTGCGTTGTTTAGTGCTGGTGGTTCAATTAGTAAGAAATTTGGACCTTTAGCGGCTCAGAAGGGGACTATTGTTGTGGATAATAGTTCGGCTTTTCGAATGGACGAGAATGTGCCATTAGTGATACCGGAAGTGAATCCTGGTGCTATGAAGCATGTTAGGGTTGGTTCCGGAAAGGGAGCGATTATTGCTAATCCGAATTGCTCGACTATTATTTGCTTGATGGCTGTTACTCCTCTTCATCGTCGTGCTAAGGTGAGTGATAGAGCTTTCATGTTTCTTTTCTACTATGTTTAGAGACCATAAGTTAGTAGAAATAAAGAATGTCTTTTTTAGATGACTGTTAATATGAGAATTAGATGCTTGGAGATTTGTATATTAGTAGAAAATTTGTAGAATTTATGttttagaaaacaaaaaaaattgaggatAGATATGTTGGTAAATGTCTGGTTCAGAATATGGTTAATTTGAGAATATTTGTTGGTGTGCTTTTAGTCTGCTTGAAGATGTGTACGTCTCTagaaaatgtaaataaattttattttgagaattaGATCTTTCATATCCATTGTCATTTGATACAACATACAATTTCTCGTTTACATTTTTTATATGTGAACATTGTAGAGACTGGCTTTTTCAGaagattgaatttcttttttctatggAGTAGATATTGAAGGTGAATGATTGTTAGGATGGCAATAATAACTTGTTTTTACCCGtgttttgatttgttattttggCACTGATTTTCTTGGTCAAAACTTTGACCTCACCTACTGAGCATAATTTGCAACGTCCAAATATTATACCTCTAGTTAAAAGTTTGTGGTGAAGAGTTGATATGGATGCCGTTAATTTTCTGCAAACTTCTCAACTTTTGTTTCATTATTAGATTAGAGTTAAGGATGAAGATCGGACaagataaattttaacatgTGACAGAACGGTGCAAATAAGTAACTTGGATAAGATCATAAGAAAGATATCTAAAAATATACCATTAGAATTCTGACACGGGAAAAACAGTTAAGAATGGTGATAATCAAAACAATAACTAAGTTGATTAGTCATTAAAATGCCAAAAAtgaagtggagaagggtagagggaTAGGCTCATTATCCAACGTGTTTCGAACCGTACGCACCGGCCATCGGTGATTTCTTTGTTATTAAATAAAAGCCAAGAATCTGTAGTAAATATTGTTATATTCTGCTAACCCGTGAAAGAATTCTCGAGCAGgagttttcaaaataaataagatgGTACAACTAGCAAGAAATGAACGACAATATTTAGAAGGAATTTACCACAATGATATAcagttttctttttgttctttctgCCGTAATATGATACTTGGGAGTGGTTTTTGGCAAGTGTACACTTGTTCAACTTTGAAAAATTTGCCGTCTTAAGTGACATAATCTCTTTTACACATCCATCTCCATGGTAGTTGTGAAGTCCTTGGGAGTTCAGATCAATCATTTATTAGTCTAAGAACCAAGTCAAATTCACTTTTACTCATCCTGTGTAGATATGCATATTTTCAGGTCAAACGCATGGTTGTTAGTACATATCAGGCAGCTAGTGGTGCCGGTGCTGCTGCAATGGAAGAGCTAGTGCAGCAGACTCGTGAGGTTTTTACTATGCTCCCTCTATTTTCCATGGCATAATATATCTACTGATTTTAGGTTTACTATTTAAATCTCATAATGATTTGCTTTTCGGATGTTGCCTACAAAATAGGTCCTGGAGGGCAAAGAACCAACCTGCAATATCTTTAACCAGCAGGTCTTGGCTTGCGATTTCTCTTCTCAATGCTCACCTCGTTTCTTAAGTAACAAATGAATGCAGTCTCATTAAATGATTCTTTTACAAAATTATGCAGTATGCCTTTAATCTGTTCTCACATAATGCACCCGTTCAACCCAATGGATATAACGAAGAGGAAATGAAGCTGgtcaaagaaacaagaaaaatatgGGTAAGTATACTTATTTTAAGACCTTGGCATTAAATGCTCATGTTTGGTCCTAGAgactaaaataaataattggCCATCTATTGTATTAATGCACTCGTTTCTGTTTGCTACCAGAATGACATGGATGTCAAAGTTACTGCAACTTGTATACGTGTTCCTGTTATGCGTGCACATGCTGAGAGTGTGAATCTTCAATTTGAGAATCCCCTTGATGAGGTAGCCTTTGCTAAACTGCAGCCAATCCTTATGTTATTTATCCTCCTGTCCTGACAAATGATGCCTTTGCTTTTATACAAAACCGTTCCTTTTTCACGTCAGTATTTTTTAGGCATTGAATTGAATTTGTGTTAATTGGGTTCTGaaatgtatataagttgttACTAACATAGGTGACTTCGTGTAGCACAGTGCAAAGAAAGATGTATTATCAATTAGGAATGGCATAAAAGAGTAACTTGTTGCTTTTATAATCATATCCTCTTTCTCAAAAAAGTAAAAGATTCTTTCTGAAAAATAATCATATCCAACAGTTCCATTCAGTATATCATATTTTTGTTTGTGCATTCAAGTGGCGTTGGACCACAGTGATATATGATGTCCTTGCATAGTAGTTACCACAAATAGCAAAGTTTGTCATATGGCCTGCTTCTCACATGGGGATATTGTGAAGAGTATTGAAAGTTGAGCTTATTTGCTAGAAGCGTCTATTTGATTGAGTTCAATTCTCCAGATTGAATGATGCAATGGGATAGCTAAAACTACTCTGCATTAACATTAAATTTTAGCTTTTCTCTATTTTTGTGTTAAGCTGACATAATTATGAGAAATTGTTTGGTCAACAAATTCTGCCAATTTTCTGTTTCTAGTTGGCAATCATCATTGGAAAGaaacataaaaacaagaaagaaattgTTTGTCCTTTTTGATTAGTATTGGTGGATATCAACTGAAGATGGTTGTGGTGCTATAGTACTAAAAAATTTTAACAATGACACTGAGTAGTTTCCAAAATCAATTTAACCCATCTGAGTGGAAATTTAGCTTCTCTCCAAATCTTCTTAAATTTCAATTGAATATGTTCTTTGTGATCCATAGAGTCGACAGATGCTGCTGTCCATTCTATCACTTTCTCTTACCTCAATGTAAATTGCCTTAAAACTTTTTCTAACTGTGCAGGATACCGCAAGGGATATTCTTAAAGATGCACCAGGTGTAGTTGTAGTCGATGACCGTGCTAGTAACCGATTCCCAACCCCACTTGAAGTTTCCAATAAGGACGATGTTGCAGTAGGAAGAGTACGCCGTGATGTTTCTCAAGATGGAGATTATGGGTAAGAATCAGTTTATAGGCAAATGTTATCTCTAAATGCTTTACTTTCTAGGACCATAGAGCTAATGTCTTCTTTTACGTAGGCTGGACATCTTTGTTTGTGGTGATCAAATACGAAAGGGAGCTGCCCTTAATGCCATCCAGATTGCAGAAATGCTTTTGTAGATTTGCGATATAGCACGCTAAGGTTCTAATTTTGGCTCAAATGTGAGAGACATAGAACCTGAAAGCTAGGCGCGTATTCCTCCATCACTACGTTTTGCTCAGTGGGATTTGGCAATCCTTGTTTACATTAGTTGAGTTTCTTCTAGTTTGAAGTGAGATTTTGCTTCAAACTCTTGTTTCTGCATAAccttcttttatttataataaaattttgttgGCTGAGCTGATGAGTCTtccatattttaatttttcttttctcttctagGTTTTCCAGGATTCTTCCATTACATGCTGAGAGATCTTTTCATGTCCTTTACATGATAGTCCAGTGAACTTGTATTTAAGTCAGAGTTGATCACTTGCTTTAAAACGCCTATCACACGGAAATCACATTCAGCGTACTGTGTTCATGCAAAAGCAAAACAATTTTGAGTCAAAGTGACACTAAGTTTTAACCATATCCTTTATGATTGAGGTTGAGttcaattcaatttcattttttatttatacatGGCGAATACATGTCATTCTTCAAGTTTGCTAAAGTTGAGCAGATTTAGTTCACTTAATGGAAGGACAAATATAGAACCTAAAAACTAACAGCTTCTTTATGTAAGTTACATCTGTGAATCCTTCTTCTCTAATGGACTTCTCAACACAGTAGATTATTTATCCTTGTCTACTCAACTTTACCAAACTTAAAAGGATGTTATGTGTTCACATGCATAATTAAAGGTGAAAATTAACTTAAACCCCAAGCATAAAGGATATTGTTATATTAACAATCATGCTTAATACAGTTATTTGGTACAAAGTTCTCCGTATTGCATAGTTAATATTTTGATACTTGGATGATACGATTTAACAAAGATCTGCTTGTAGTAGAGAGaattttacatattttactATTTGGGTTGGTAGCGGttctttaaatataaataatcatacTTTTGCGAACTAAAGTTTTCATCTTCTATCTTAGCTTAGCATTTAATTCTTATGTTAATCAAGCGGCTAACATGTCAAAGATGGGAATTATATAAAGTTTATGTGATCTGTTGGTTACACTATATGTTCTGTTGTCAAAACATTTCAAGCTGCCATACTAATAATCTTACCTAATACATCTAGTAACTTATTTACTGCTTTTTATATCCAAATTGTCCAAGTAGGCTGTATAAGTTTAAATAGCAAGTA
Coding sequences within it:
- the LOC132034734 gene encoding LOW QUALITY PROTEIN: uncharacterized protein LOC132034734 (The sequence of the model RefSeq protein was modified relative to this genomic sequence to represent the inferred CDS: deleted 2 bases in 1 codon), with translation MKSPAQQPFLSVLPRQQHIKLLVYHAISRVRMSLQETGQRDYTVEELTGVTGAVGIYILSVLTDRNFPYRSIKLLASKRSAGKSMKFENRDYTVEELTEDSFEGIDIALFSAGGSISKKFGPLAAQKGTIVVDNSSAFRMDENVPLVIPEVNPGAMKHVRVGSGKGAIIANPNCSTIICLMAVTPLHRRAKVKRMVVSTYQAASGAGAAAMEELVQQTREVLEGKEPTCNIFNQQYAFNLFSHNAPVQPNGYNEEEMKLVKETRKIWNDMDVKVTATCIRVPVMRAHAESVNLQFENPLDEDTARDILKDAPGVVVVDDRASNRFPTPLEVSNKDDVAVGRVRRDVSQDGDYGLDIFVCGDQIRKGAALNAIQIAEMLL